Genomic segment of Aliiroseovarius sp. M344:
TCCATCGTTCTTGGCCGCTTCGGTATACGTATTGCCCGCGAACACTCCGGGATTTGACAGGCAAATCTCGCCCACTTCGTCCACGTCATGTTCCTTCAGAATGGTCCCTGCATCATCGCAGGTCAGAATTTTCACATCCGTGTAAGGAAATGGCACACCGACCGACCCGATCTTTTTATCTCCTGTCGGCGGGTTGCAGGACACAAGGCAGGTTGCTTCGGTCAACCCATAGCCCTCGACAATGTTCACGCCGGTTGCGGCGACAAAGCGGTTGTAAAGCTCTATCGGAAGCGGTGCCGACCCAGAAAACGCCGTCTTAAGTGACGACACATCCGCATCTACTGGCCGCTGCATCAGGGCCGAGATCGCGGTGGGCACCGTGATCATGAAACTGACTTTATACCGCTCGATCAACTTCCAGAAATTGTCGAACACCCCTTCGCCGCGATACCCCGCAGGCGTTGGGTGGACGAAATGGCTGCCTGCCATCAGAACCGACATCCAAATCACATGCACTGCAAAAACGTGAAACAGCGGCAAGGGGCAGATGATTACATCGTTTTCATCGAACAACAGGCTTGACCCAAGCCAGCCGTTGTAAACCATGCCTGAATACTTGTGCTGTGCCACCTTTGGCGTGCCAGTGGTGCCGCCGGTGTGGAAATAGGCCGCAACCCTGTCTTCCGCCTTGTCTTCAAAATCGAGCGTCGTGTTTTGCCGCTTCATCTCTGCGACAAAATCGAGAACATTCGCCTTGTGCGTCACCGGGTTTTTTGGCCGCAGCAGCGGCACAAGCCAGCTTTTGGGCGGGTTGAGATACCGGTTGAGGTCGATCTCAAGCACCGTTTTCACATTCGGGGCCATCGCGACGGACTTGGCCGCTAGTTGGGCAACGTCAGCTTTCGGGAAAGACTTCAGCGTGACCAGAACCTTGGCATTCGTCTCGCGCAGGATCCCAGAAACCTGTTCAGCATCTAAAAGCGGGTTGATCGGGTTGACGATACCGGCGATCGCGCCGCCCATCAGTGTGTAAATCGTCTCGTTGCTATTGGGCAGAAGGAAGGCGACCACGTCGTTTTCACCAATGCCCAAAGACCGAAACAGGTTGGCCGCCTGGCAGCTACGGTCCAGTACCTGCTGCCAAGTGACAGTTTCCTTGGCATCGGTGGGTCCCGACGTCAGCTGATAGGACGCCGCAGGCCGTTGCGGGAACTTCCTCGCCGTCCGCTCTAGCATTTGATAAAGCGTAACGGGCTTGTCGCGCACGTCCCAACTCATCTCGGCCTCGACCGCATTGCGGTCTTTCATTGAGGCAAAATCATACATTCCATATCCTCCCCTGCGTCCGTATTTTCGGACTGTCATTTGATCATAAGAATGATGCGAAAACCCAAACCCCGCAAGTGTGACGTGACGTGGCGAAATAAGGTGACGCTAGGAGAGGTTGGCGGAGGCGTGCGATCTGCCGCCATCGCCCAGAGGCTCAGCCCATGCCTTCGGTGAATTGCAGGCGGGCCAAACGCGCATAAAGCCCGTCTTGTGCCACCAGCTCATCATGGGTGCCTTGCGCGACGATCCGGCCTTCGTCAAAGACGACGATACGGTCAGCTTTCTTAACCGTTGCCAGACGGTGCGCGACAATCAAAGTGGTGCGCCCTTGGGCCAGTTCGTCCACCGCATGCTGCACCAGTCGCTCGCTTTCGGCGTCCAGCGCTGATGTCGCCTCGTCCAGCAAAAGGATGGGTGCATCACGTAAAATAGCCCGCGCAATGGCGATCCGCTGCTTTTGACCGCCGGACAGCATCACGCCGCGTTCACCCACATAGGTGTCATAGCCTTCTGGCAGTTTATCCAGAAACTCGTGTGCTGCGGCAGCCTGTGCGGCGGCTTCGACCTCGGCATCCGTGGCCTCGGGCCGCCCAAAGCGAATGTTTTCTCGGGCGGAGGCCGCAAAGATAACCGCATCCTGCGGCACCAGGGCGACATATTGGCGGAAATCGTCGCGCCGCATGTCACGCAGATCGGTGCCGTCCAACTTCACCGCCCCCGCTTCTGGATCATAAAACCGCTGGATCAGCTGAATGATCGTGGACTTGCCCGCACCTGAGGGACCGACAAGCGCCACGGTTTCACCCGGGGCAACATTCAGGGTCACGCCCTCAAGCGCCGCTTGCGTCGGCCGCGCGGGGTAGTGGAATGTCACATCCTCGAAATCGATCGCGCCCTTGGGGCGGTCGGTGATGGCCACGGGGTCGATGGGGTCTTTCACCATGTCTTCGGCGTTCAGAAGCTCGACCAAACGTTCGGTGGCACCGGCAGCGCGCTGAAGCTCGCTCCATATCTCGGACAAGGCACCTACGGCCCCGGCCACCATCACCGCGTAGATGACGAACTGCACCAAGGCACCGATGGTTACAGCACCTTCGGTCACATCACGCATGCCAATCCAAAGCACCCCAACCACGCCCGAAAAGATCAGAGAAATGACGATCACGGTCATCACCGCGCGGGTCAGGATACGCCGTTTGGCGGACAGAAAGCTTTCTTCGGTCAGATCCGAGAACGAAACCCGGCTCAGATCTTCATGGGTGAAGGCTTGCACGGTTTGAACAGATGACAACGCCTCGGACGCGTTGCCCGAACTTTTGGCGATCCATTCCTGATTT
This window contains:
- a CDS encoding acyl-CoA synthetase, which produces MYDFASMKDRNAVEAEMSWDVRDKPVTLYQMLERTARKFPQRPAASYQLTSGPTDAKETVTWQQVLDRSCQAANLFRSLGIGENDVVAFLLPNSNETIYTLMGGAIAGIVNPINPLLDAEQVSGILRETNAKVLVTLKSFPKADVAQLAAKSVAMAPNVKTVLEIDLNRYLNPPKSWLVPLLRPKNPVTHKANVLDFVAEMKRQNTTLDFEDKAEDRVAAYFHTGGTTGTPKVAQHKYSGMVYNGWLGSSLLFDENDVIICPLPLFHVFAVHVIWMSVLMAGSHFVHPTPAGYRGEGVFDNFWKLIERYKVSFMITVPTAISALMQRPVDADVSSLKTAFSGSAPLPIELYNRFVAATGVNIVEGYGLTEATCLVSCNPPTGDKKIGSVGVPFPYTDVKILTCDDAGTILKEHDVDEVGEICLSNPGVFAGNTYTEAAKNDGLFASGTHLRTGDLGRLDEDGYLWITGRAKDLIIRGGHNIDPAEIEEVLAGHEAVAMVGAIGQPDSYSGELPCAYVELVGGAQVTTDELMDYAKKHIHEKAALPKHIEILDELPKTAVGKVFKPDLRKSAITRVYNKALADAGHTAHIVEVIDDKKRGLVARVRATGEVDHEAVAQCLGEFTRPFEWMD
- a CDS encoding ABC transporter transmembrane domain-containing protein encodes the protein MAREASASSVEMDEREKSKRIGALAGLWPFMSPYRLWILAAFCALMFTAGISLILPIAVRRVVDGFGEATSQLLDKYFLAALMVASLLALGTGLRYYLVTRLGERIVADIRKAVFARVVGMSPAFYEKIMTGEVLSRITTDTTLILSVIGSSVSVALRNVFIFLGGIVLMLLTSAKLTGLVLLIVPLVIVPIIVLGRRLRVLGRENQEWIAKSSGNASEALSSVQTVQAFTHEDLSRVSFSDLTEESFLSAKRRILTRAVMTVIVISLIFSGVVGVLWIGMRDVTEGAVTIGALVQFVIYAVMVAGAVGALSEIWSELQRAAGATERLVELLNAEDMVKDPIDPVAITDRPKGAIDFEDVTFHYPARPTQAALEGVTLNVAPGETVALVGPSGAGKSTIIQLIQRFYDPEAGAVKLDGTDLRDMRRDDFRQYVALVPQDAVIFAASARENIRFGRPEATDAEVEAAAQAAAAHEFLDKLPEGYDTYVGERGVMLSGGQKQRIAIARAILRDAPILLLDEATSALDAESERLVQHAVDELAQGRTTLIVAHRLATVKKADRIVVFDEGRIVAQGTHDELVAQDGLYARLARLQFTEGMG